From Balneola sp. MJW-20:
AGAGGAACTGGGTGTTATTAGTTTTCTCCCTCATCCGGGGAATCAGATACCATAATATCAATTTCCCTTTCAACCACTTCGTTGGTTGAGCTCTCTGTTGCCTTGATGCGCAGTGTATAATTACCTGCCTCAAGGTTAGCAGTTTGCATCTCGATCACTTCACTGAATAGTGCTTCTGCACTCTCAAAGTTCAGAGTTAGCCCAACGCTGCCATTATTGCGGTTGAATAACCGGTATAGTCCCCGTCTTTTGGGTATCATATTAAGCTCCAAAGTGAATTTACCGGTACCGGAGGACTGCATATTGATATTGTACACTTCAAAATAAAATACCAGGTTCTCTCCTATGGGTATTTCATTTTTATTATTGATAATAAATGGAAACTGCAGTTTATCATTCTCAAGCTTTTGATATCCAAGAACGATGTCACTCATCATGAATACATCATTTTCCAGTGGATAGGGGCTGTTTGTGATCGTTTTGCCTAAACCTCTGAGTTCATCATCAAACGGAGTATTCTTTACAGGAGATATCGCATCCGGGTCCTGATTATATAATGTTGCTGCCAGTACAACCTGATCATCAACAGATGTGAACGGAAGAATAAAGACCGAACCGGCATCAGCTTTTTGGATATTGAAATTCACGTCCAGTAAGGGTTTATAGGTGAGGCTCGTTTTAGGATTCCATTTCTCATCAAAAACTCTCAATTCGTGCTGATAAACGTAGTTCTTAAGTTTCTCCTGCTCCTCATTGTAATACTTATTATTAAAATAATCGGTAGAGAAAGCTTTATAAGCATCACTTTGAACAAAGAAAATAGTGTACGGCTTATTCTCTTTATCGAGGAAGCGATAGGGAAAAGCCTCTATATCAATTTCACTTACTTTGTTGATGATCTCTGATTTCTGTTCCGGCATTGAGGACTGCAAACGGGCTACTGCACCGATATTCCTGTTCCTTGCGCTGCTTGCCAGGGAAATACTCAGAGGATTCGTGAAATCTGCGTAGGATGCAACAATATTATCATAGGAATTTGCAAACAGCTCATCGATTGCAAGTAATTGCTCATAATACATAAGCTGCATGATCACAGCCGGGGTTATATTCTCCCCGAAATTAACCTGCGTATCGTTGGGATTAACTGAAGTACCCGACACCAATCCGTCCCCTTCACCATCAATAGCAGCTACTGAACTTTCATTTACGGTAAGGTCGACGGCGATCTTATTTCTTTGCCCCATACTGAAAGCCGCATGCGGGATAAAATCTTCCACACTTCTTTTCATTTTGAATGATCGCCCGGCGTTATCGCTGCCAAATATATAAACTACCTTATCGCTGTAATAACTAGGGTTCTGATAAATCCAGACCTCGTATTCCTGATTTGAGTGATAACTTCTGATCTGATCTTCAAGCTGGTTTTCCAGCTGATTCTGAAACCGGTTCTCGCTGCTGTTCGGCTGAAATGGCGTGGGATTATCTGACATCCGCTCTCTTATCCAACGTTTTACCGATGCGACGTTATATGACAAAACTCCCTTTCTCAGACGATCCGGTTCACCGTATTTAATATAAGTTTCTGCTCTCGAATCCTTATCCAGCATTTCTTCGAGTCCGTAATTCGTACCCGCATACCTTCTCTTGATCTCTCCTATTCTTTCCCAATGCTCCATTAAGCGTTCGTTGTAGGGAGTAATAGGTGTGGGATCCAACTGGTTCCAGACCTGAATTATATCATCAAAAAATGCAGGATCTTCGTTATTCAGATCTTTCTGAAAAGCTTTTCTTTGCTTAGGCGTGATAAGAGGTGAGATACGATTCAGTTCGGCTTCATAGACTTCTTTAAATTCTGACATTTTCAGGCCGTTCAATGCCCAAAAATACATCTCATTAGCCTTCCTGTAATTCTGCTTCATCTCTCGCTGAGTCACAAGCTCTATATATGCAAAACCTATTCTCGGATCATAATCATCCGGACCTGATGATTTTACAACAGAGTACCAGATATCCAAAGCCTTCATTATTTGTCCATTGTCTCTTGCAGACAATCCTTCTTCATAGATACCGGTATCCGGCTTACCAAATGCTGTTATAAATACTCCTAAAAAAAGAATGGCAAGCCTTCTCAGGCGTGGAGCTGAATCAAACATTTTTACCTCTCTTTATTTATACATGCTAACATATAAAAATAACATTAAACCTAGAATTCATCAATTGAGCTGCTTTATAAGTATAATGCGCTATCAAATTAATGGCGCTTATTTCAAACACACGATTTACTTATTACGTTTAAAATTCATTAATTGTTGCATGATATATTATTTACTTAAGCACTATCTCTTTGCTTCTTTTTTTTATTTAATTATTTCAAATATTTAGGTAAATAATCTTGTCATTATTTGGTAATAAGCTTAAATCTTTAATTAAACTCTGAGCACTTTGAGCGGGATACTTAGGAGACAGAGCCAGGACCATTTCAATCCTGAACCAATCAAAACAAATAACGGAGTACTTTATGAGAATCATTAAAATTCTACCTTTTGTATTAGTAATGTTCATGCTTAGTTCATGCTTCCATGCAAAAGTAACCACGGGTAAACAGCCATCCTCAACGGTGATAGACAAACCATGGGCACATGGATTCATTTTTGGGTTGGTTCCCCCAGATGAAGTCAGTGTGGCCAGTCAGTGTCCGAACGGGGCTGCTATTGTTGAAACTCAGATCAGTTTCCTCAACGGTCTCGTCTCAGCTATTACTTTTAATCTTTATACTCCCATGCAGATCACGGTAACCTGTGCTGCAGGCGGAAGTATGTCAGCAATAGAAGGCGCAGAGATCGTAGTGCCGGAAGGTTCTACCGACAAGGAAGTCATTGAGGCAGTTGATAAAGCTTCCAAAGAATCCGTCAAAACCGGTAATCCGGTTATGATACGATTTGAATAAAAGCTCGAAGCAATTTGTGATTTAATGAGACCCGGTCGATTTACTTGGCCGGGTTTTTTTGAATCCTTAATTCTGAAGCACACCGCCCAATCAAACTCTATGACTCTATGATTTTCGTTTGACCACCAACTACCAACGATTCACCTCTCAACTATCACTCTGAATATTCTGCAGCTGAGTACTAAAGTCCTCCTTCCAGCTGTCGATCAGGCTTGGGCAGCTGATCGCTTTATTGAGTAGCTCTTTATCCTTTTTTCGCTCCGTGAATAACTGCACGCACTCTTTTATGCTTAGCCCGTGACCATCATCACCGATCTTAGAAATATTTTCTCCGGCTTCAATCTCTCCTTCCTTAAGCACACTAAAATAAAATCCGCTTCTTTCTGCCTGCAGGAATTCCTTCACAAAACCCATATCACCCATTTTGATCCCCAGCTTAGAGCAGGGCATACGCGGAGTTGTGACTTTGAGAATAACCTCTCCTACCTGAAACTCATCACCCACACATACTTCATTTTCATCCATTCCGGATACGCACAGATTCTCACCAAATCGTCCGGGACTGAATTCAAGATCCGGTCTCTTACTTTTCCAAAATTCGTAATGCTCAGAAGGATACGCGTATACCGCTTTATAGATGCCTCCATGTACTTTCAGATTAGCTTGCTCATCTCCCCTGATTCCGGTTTTGGTCACAAACTGAGCACCGAATACTAATTCTTTAAAGATACCGGTGCGAATGCTTTCGTTATTGTGAACCACTTCTTTTGTTCTGCCAATGTGTATAGATTCAATTTTCATAGATCATATTTTAATTCCCAGGCTGTGCAGCAAGATAAGCCGCAGTCCTACATAAATCACAAGAACCGCTGTCAGTAATCCAAGGATCCTGGTATTGAATTTACTATTAGACAGGTATGATCCAAGGAGCCCGCCGCCAAAAACTCCGATCACCAGTGTTAGGAGAAGATCAGGATCATAGCTAAAAGTACCCGAGACCAGCAGACCTGTCAGCCCGGCGGCAGAGTTAACCAGGATAAAAATAGATGCCAGGGAGGCTATTTTACGGGCATCTTTCCACCCAAGCATATTCAGTATGGGAGAAAGATAGATACCTCCTCCTATTCCGGAAACTCCTGCAAATAATCCTATTGCACCACCGAGTCCCAGGCGCCGGCTAGTACTGAATTCTCTGTGCTCATACTGAGTCTTCATAAACTTGTAGATCAGGGCGACCCCGGCAAGTAGGAGCAAACTGCCTAAAATCATAAAGAAAACCTGTTCGGTGAGCCGAAGCTGTGCTCCCAGGTAGGCCATCGGGATACTGCTGACCAGAAAGGGCCAGAAGGCCCTCCAGTCGAATACCCGGTTTCGCATATACATGATAGTACCCACCGAAACCACGGTAAGATTAAGTATTAGTGCTGTGGATCTTATTTCGTGAAAATCGGTCAGAAATATACCCAGGATCGCGAGGTAGCTTGATCCTCCGCCGAAACCTACTGAAGAATAGCATAGGGCGACAAGAAAGAACAGGACTGGAAGCAGGATCTCTACAGGCATATCATTCCATCAATAAACATTGGACCTTATCCCCTGCCTTCAGGTCAGCAGGGCCTTTAACATATGCCAGTGCATTGCCCTGAGCCATCGAATGGATCATCGAAGATCCCTGTCCATCCAGGATCTCAGCTTCATTTTCATTTACTTTAGTCTTCAGGAATACCGGGCGGTCATAGCTTACCACATAATCATGAGATAGTGGCAGATCGATACGCTTCAGACCCTGACCTTTTCCACCGCATAAGCGTTGCAACATAGGCAACACATACACATAGAAACAGGTTAAAGAAGACGCTGGGTTACCAGGTAAGGCAAATACATATTGATCCCCTTTTTTCCCGAAATACAGTGGTTTCCCGGGCTTCTGAAACACCTTATAAAATACCTGTTCCACGCCGTTATCTTCCAGGGCTTGTTTGGTGAAGTCATAATCGCCCACTGAGATGCCTCCTGAGATCAGCAAAACATCACAACTCCTGAGAGCAGCTTCAATTCCACTCCGGGTGGCAGCCAGTTCATCCTTTATTTTATGGATCGCCGCAGCTTCATAACCGAAGTCATGCAGCACCATTGAAAGCACTTTAGAGTTGGAATCATAGATCTGTCCCTCTTTTCGCTCTTGCCCGGGATCGATCAGTTCATCTCCGGTGGCAATAATGGTCACAGTCGGTTTTTTGTAAACGGCGATCTTATCAAATCCAAGGGAAGCAATCAGGCCCGCAGACGGGGGGTTAATCCGATGTCCCGCTTCAAATACCAGCTGACCCTCAGAGAGCTCATTTCCTTTGCGCCGAATATTCCTGCCTGACTCTACTCTACCTTCAATTCTCAGCTGATCTCCTGCTACATCGGTCTTCTCCTGCATGATAACAGCCGTTGTATTCTGTGGGACCTTACCACCGGTAAAGATCCGCATAGCTTCTCCGTCTCTTAACGAGTGAGCTTCTGTACTACCGGCAGCAACTTCCCCGATGATGGTAAATACTGAATGATCGCCGCAGACTGCATAACCATCCATGGCTGAATTATCAAAAGAAGGAAGGTCGAACGGCGCCCGGATCTCTTCAGCCAGGATATATCCTGATGCATGATCCAGAGAGACCATTTCACGGTTTGGCTTGACCGCTTGTTGCTGTATATGCTGCAGGGCTTCTTCTATGGAGATCATCAGCCTCCGATCGAGGTCATAGACCGGTTCTGCTCGTAGTGGTCTGCATCCATCTTCAGATCCATTCCGTCGCGGGAGAATTTCTTTTCTTTAATAGAGTTCAGGATCACCGGCTGAATGCTGCTCCCTTTTCTGAATGGAGTCAGCAAGTCCGTTTCGGATACGGCAAAAAGACAGTTTTTCATCTTTCCATCTGCTGTCAGGCGGATTCGGTTACAGCCCGCACAGAATGGATTCGTAACGGTACTCACAATTCCGAAGGATCCCTTATAGCCCTTGACCCTAAAATTTCTGGATGTGCTGTGAGCAGGATCTTCCAGTTTGGTCAGCTTTCCGAATTCCTCACTCACCGTATCCAGGATCCTCTGTTCACTGACTCCCTTACTCCAGTCCCATTCATTCCCTTTAAAAGGCATGAACTCGATAAATTTGATATCCAGATGCTCACTTTCCGTGAGACGGATGAAATCATTGATCTCATCGTCATTTACATCATTGATAAGAACCACATTAAGCTTGATATCAAATCCACGCTTCAGGCATTCACAGACATTCGCCATTATGCGACCGAAATAATCGCGCTTGGTAATAAATACTGATTTTGCTTTATCCAGTGTATCCAGGCTTATATTGATCCTTTTAAGACCGATCTCTTCAAACAGATCCAGGTATTTATCAAGCACGATACCGTTGGTAGTGATCTTGAGGGTCACTCCAAGGTTACTGAGTTCTCTGGCCAGAAAACTAAAATTCTTTCGGATCAACGGTTCACCGCCGGTAAGTCGTATCGTGTCCACTCCCAAATCCACAAACTCTCTTGAGATACCGATGATCTCTTCCAGGGTCATGATATTCGGCTTATCGACCAGCTCGATCCCATCTTCCGGCATGCAGTAAAAACACCTCAGATTACACCGGTC
This genomic window contains:
- a CDS encoding MOSC domain-containing protein, with translation MKIESIHIGRTKEVVHNNESIRTGIFKELVFGAQFVTKTGIRGDEQANLKVHGGIYKAVYAYPSEHYEFWKSKRPDLEFSPGRFGENLCVSGMDENEVCVGDEFQVGEVILKVTTPRMPCSKLGIKMGDMGFVKEFLQAERSGFYFSVLKEGEIEAGENISKIGDDGHGLSIKECVQLFTERKKDKELLNKAISCPSLIDSWKEDFSTQLQNIQSDS
- the glp gene encoding gephyrin-like molybdotransferase Glp gives rise to the protein MISIEEALQHIQQQAVKPNREMVSLDHASGYILAEEIRAPFDLPSFDNSAMDGYAVCGDHSVFTIIGEVAAGSTEAHSLRDGEAMRIFTGGKVPQNTTAVIMQEKTDVAGDQLRIEGRVESGRNIRRKGNELSEGQLVFEAGHRINPPSAGLIASLGFDKIAVYKKPTVTIIATGDELIDPGQERKEGQIYDSNSKVLSMVLHDFGYEAAAIHKIKDELAATRSGIEAALRSCDVLLISGGISVGDYDFTKQALEDNGVEQVFYKVFQKPGKPLYFGKKGDQYVFALPGNPASSLTCFYVYVLPMLQRLCGGKGQGLKRIDLPLSHDYVVSYDRPVFLKTKVNENEAEILDGQGSSMIHSMAQGNALAYVKGPADLKAGDKVQCLLME
- the moaA gene encoding GTP 3',8-cyclase MoaA, which produces MKPKIIDNFGREHTYLRISLTDRCNLRCFYCMPEDGIELVDKPNIMTLEEIIGISREFVDLGVDTIRLTGGEPLIRKNFSFLARELSNLGVTLKITTNGIVLDKYLDLFEEIGLKRINISLDTLDKAKSVFITKRDYFGRIMANVCECLKRGFDIKLNVVLINDVNDDEINDFIRLTESEHLDIKFIEFMPFKGNEWDWSKGVSEQRILDTVSEEFGKLTKLEDPAHSTSRNFRVKGYKGSFGIVSTVTNPFCAGCNRIRLTADGKMKNCLFAVSETDLLTPFRKGSSIQPVILNSIKEKKFSRDGMDLKMDADHYEQNRSMTSIGG
- a CDS encoding GWxTD domain-containing protein yields the protein MFDSAPRLRRLAILFLGVFITAFGKPDTGIYEEGLSARDNGQIMKALDIWYSVVKSSGPDDYDPRIGFAYIELVTQREMKQNYRKANEMYFWALNGLKMSEFKEVYEAELNRISPLITPKQRKAFQKDLNNEDPAFFDDIIQVWNQLDPTPITPYNERLMEHWERIGEIKRRYAGTNYGLEEMLDKDSRAETYIKYGEPDRLRKGVLSYNVASVKRWIRERMSDNPTPFQPNSSENRFQNQLENQLEDQIRSYHSNQEYEVWIYQNPSYYSDKVVYIFGSDNAGRSFKMKRSVEDFIPHAAFSMGQRNKIAVDLTVNESSVAAIDGEGDGLVSGTSVNPNDTQVNFGENITPAVIMQLMYYEQLLAIDELFANSYDNIVASYADFTNPLSISLASSARNRNIGAVARLQSSMPEQKSEIINKVSEIDIEAFPYRFLDKENKPYTIFFVQSDAYKAFSTDYFNNKYYNEEQEKLKNYVYQHELRVFDEKWNPKTSLTYKPLLDVNFNIQKADAGSVFILPFTSVDDQVVLAATLYNQDPDAISPVKNTPFDDELRGLGKTITNSPYPLENDVFMMSDIVLGYQKLENDKLQFPFIINNKNEIPIGENLVFYFEVYNINMQSSGTGKFTLELNMIPKRRGLYRLFNRNNGSVGLTLNFESAEALFSEVIEMQTANLEAGNYTLRIKATESSTNEVVEREIDIMVSDSPDEGEN
- a CDS encoding sulfite exporter TauE/SafE family protein — translated: MPVEILLPVLFFLVALCYSSVGFGGGSSYLAILGIFLTDFHEIRSTALILNLTVVSVGTIMYMRNRVFDWRAFWPFLVSSIPMAYLGAQLRLTEQVFFMILGSLLLLAGVALIYKFMKTQYEHREFSTSRRLGLGGAIGLFAGVSGIGGGIYLSPILNMLGWKDARKIASLASIFILVNSAAGLTGLLVSGTFSYDPDLLLTLVIGVFGGGLLGSYLSNSKFNTRILGLLTAVLVIYVGLRLILLHSLGIKI
- a CDS encoding Bor/Iss family lipoprotein translates to MRIIKILPFVLVMFMLSSCFHAKVTTGKQPSSTVIDKPWAHGFIFGLVPPDEVSVASQCPNGAAIVETQISFLNGLVSAITFNLYTPMQITVTCAAGGSMSAIEGAEIVVPEGSTDKEVIEAVDKASKESVKTGNPVMIRFE